From a single Fusarium fujikuroi IMI 58289 draft genome, chromosome FFUJ_chr03 genomic region:
- a CDS encoding probable Pre-mRNA-splicing factor syf2 — MAPSPTEKKDEAQQIDNMSKAQDRMARFKALQARAKTSSEKNLKEATLESQRLATDPSQLTALHRKHAIASHKLLKADVEEAGGDFERKRAWDWTVDESEKWDKRLKKKTTRRDNNAFADHTQEANKIYKRQLKNIDTNMEQYEKDKKALIEKAAASGGLDIVETEDGELIAVDKDGSFYSTADSTTFAENKPDKAAVDRLVADLQRAEEQRLKKRKERMAQNGDDGDVTYINEKNKQFNQKLSRFYNKYTAEIRDSFERGTMI; from the coding sequence ATGGCTCCCTCTCCTACTGAAAAGAAGGACGAGGCGCAACAGATTGACAATATGTCCAAAGCCCAAGATCGCATGGCTCGGTTCAAGGCCCTTCAAGCGCGAGCAAAGACTTCGTCGGAGAAAAACCTGAAAGAGGCGACACTTGAATCACAAAGGCTAGCCACAGATCCCAGCCAACTTACCGCCCTACATCGGAAACATGCGATCGCATCTCACAAACTACTCAAGGCAGACGTGGAGGAAGCGGGTGGGGATTTCGAGCGAAAGCGCGCATGGGACTGGACTGTCGATGAGAGCGAGAAGTGGGACAAAcgcctcaagaagaagacgactcGTCGCGACAACAATGCTTTTGCCGATCATACACAAGAAGCGAACAAGATATATAAGCGAcagctcaagaacatcgatACGAATATGGAGCAATACGAGAAAGATAAGAAGGCTCTTATTGAGAAGGCAGCGGCGTCGGGCGGACTAGACATTGTTGAGACCGAGGATGGCGAGCTCATTGCGGTGGATAAGGATGGCTCCTTCTACTCTACCGCCGACTCTACGACCTTTGCTGAAAATAAGCCAGACAAGGCAGCAGTCGACCGCTTGGTGGCAGACCTGCAGAGagcagaagaacaaagactgaagaagagaaaggagaggATGGCACAGAACGGGGACGATGGCGATGTGACATACATCAACGAAAAGAATAAGCAGTTCAACCAGAAGCTCTCGCGGTTCTACAACAAGTATACCGCAGAAATCAGGGATAGCTTTGAACGAGGAACAATGATTTGA
- a CDS encoding probable oxidoreductase, producing MSASKKLIVCGGTGFLGSRICKYAIARGWDVTSISRSGDPRWDTISASATPPSWAHKVSWERGDILRPATYAPLLNGADFVVHSMGILLEADYKGAISGKESPIAGLQKAFAPVRDRGVDPLAKEHGEDIKPPNPKDQFTYEIMNRDSAVTLAKHAVAAKVGAFCYISAAAGAPVLPQRYISTKREAEITIASKFPELRGLFIRPSFMFDSSRPVTMPLAAMVGLGTAFNGLTGNYFKTFIGAAGVKPLKVETVAEAVVEALGDETIKGAIDVPEIEELASKAWRKTML from the exons ATGTCGGCTTCAAAGAAACTTATTGTTTGCGGAGGGACCGGTTTTTTGGGCTCTCGTATCTGCAAATATGCTATTGCTCGAGGATGGGATGTAACCTCCATCAG CCGTTCTGGTGACCCCCGGTGGGACACTATCAGCGCCTCGGCTACACCTCCGTCTTGGGCACATAAAGTGAGCTGGGAGCGTGGTGATATTCTTCGTCCGGCTACGTATGCTCCATTACTCAATGGCGCTGACTTCGTGGTGCACAGCATGGGCATCCTCCTAGAGGCTGATTACAAGGGCGCCATCTCAGGCAAGGAGTCCCCCATTGCTGGTCTTCAGAAAGCTTTTGCTCCCGTCCGTGATCGAGGTGTGGACCCTTTGGCTAAAGAACACGGAGAGGACATCAAGCCTCCAAACCCCAAGGATCAATTCACATATGAGATTATGAACCGCGACAGTGCAGTCACATTGGCTAAGCACGCGGTTGCTGCTAAAGTGGGTGCCTTCTGCTACATCTCTGCTGCAGCAGGTGCTCCTGTTCTCCCTCAACGATATATATCGACCAAGCGAGAGGCCGAGATCACCATTGCCAGCAAGTTCCCAGAGCTCAGAGGTCTTTTTATTCGCCCTTCTTTCATGTTTGATAGCTCACGCCCGGTGACAATGCCTCTGGCTGCAATGGTTGGCCTTGGCACAGCCTTCAACGGTCTTACAGGCAACTACTTTAAGACTTTCATTGGTGCGGCGGGAGTCAAGCCTTTGAAGGTTGAGACTGTGGCGGAGGCAGTGGTTGAGGCCCTGGGCGATGAGACTATCAAGGGTGCCATCGACGTGCCAGAAATTGAGGAGTTGGCAAGCAAAGCCTGGAGAAAAACCATGCTGTAG
- a CDS encoding AF-9-like protein: protein MAPQNQLGKRVKLTQVRRPFIVGSTAKPFSDTNPRPAGVPDTHTHSWQVFVKGLDDTDITYWLRRVQFKLHESIPNYVRMVEGEPGKPFVVEETGWGEFDITIKLYYVNDSGEKPQTLYHYLRLHPYGRNEEEKQAMIASNGEIRAWSYEEQLFNEPYEVFYNLLTQGAVPKGWKPSGGKGKGKTRAPPPLPTDSNEVWEHSAMIPAHNRPGQPFSLETEAAEIRKLAGAQTQAEDMAKRILAELKAKEELLAKLKGENQAAAAAAKS from the exons ATGGCGCCCCAAAATCAACTTGGGAAGCGTGTTAAGCTCACGCAAGTCCGTCGACCTTTTATCGTTGGGAGCACAGCGAAGCCTTTCTCCGACACGAACCCGCGACCAGCAGGTGTCCCTGACACCCATACGCATTCATGGCAGGTTTTCGTCAAAGGTCTCGACGATACCGACATTACCTACTGGCTGCGTCGCGTGCAATTCAAACTTCATGAGTCTATCCCTAATTATGTACGAA TGGTTGAAGGCGAACCCGGAAAACCCTTTGTAGTCGAAGAGACAGGCTGGGGTGAGTTTGACATAACGATCAAGCTCTACTATGTCAACGACTCGGGGGAAAAGCCTCAGACACTATACCATTATCTGCGTCTACATCCCTACGGCCGgaacgaagaagagaagcaagctATGATCGCCTCGAATGGCGAGATCCGCGCATGGAGCTACGAAGAACAGCTCTTCAACGAACCCTACGAAGTCTTCTATAACCTCCTCACCCAAGGCGCCGTACCTAAGGGATGGAAGCCGAGCGGTGGTAAGGGCAAAGGGAAGACGCGCGCGCCGCCGCCTCTCCCCACTGACAGCAACGAGGTTTGGGAGCATTCGGCCATGATACCAGCGCACAACCGACCGGGGCAGCCTTTCAGTCTAGAAACTGAAGCAGCCGAGATACGCAAGTTAGCAGGTGCACAGACTCAAGCTGAGGATATGGCCAAAAGGATACTTGCTGAgctcaaagccaaagaagaactACTTGCGAAATTAAAGGGCGAGAatcaggctgctgctgctgcagccaAGTCATAG